One Streptomyces sp. NBC_01217 genomic region harbors:
- a CDS encoding 2-phosphosulfolactate phosphatase, translating into MALSSAMEDWFLQTGSGARFDWGPVGAQRLAVDAAALVVVDVLSFTTSVTVAVEAGSQVFPYAWRDESASEFADQVGARLAVGRRMATPEWPWSLSPAALRRAPSVPRLILPSPNGSSIAAAAGALPVVAGCLRNATAVGHWLAEHGYGTPERPVAVIASGERWPDGSLRPALEDLLGAGGILATLRRLCGAVLSPEAAAAAACFEATPDVITAVATSASGRELTDGGFADDVGIATELNACATVPVLTGGAFTAAE; encoded by the coding sequence ATGGCATTGTCGTCAGCCATGGAGGACTGGTTTCTGCAGACAGGCAGTGGGGCGCGATTCGACTGGGGGCCCGTGGGCGCACAGCGGCTCGCGGTGGATGCCGCGGCTCTGGTGGTCGTCGACGTGCTGTCGTTCACGACCTCGGTGACGGTGGCGGTGGAGGCCGGGTCGCAGGTCTTCCCCTACGCCTGGCGCGACGAGTCCGCGTCGGAGTTCGCCGATCAGGTGGGCGCGCGTCTGGCCGTGGGCCGGCGCATGGCCACGCCGGAGTGGCCGTGGTCGCTGTCTCCGGCGGCGCTGCGACGCGCCCCTTCCGTGCCGCGCCTGATCCTTCCCTCTCCCAACGGTTCATCGATCGCCGCCGCGGCCGGCGCGTTGCCGGTGGTTGCGGGTTGTCTGCGCAACGCGACGGCGGTGGGCCATTGGCTCGCCGAGCACGGCTACGGAACCCCTGAGCGCCCGGTCGCCGTGATCGCGTCCGGTGAGCGGTGGCCCGACGGCAGCCTGCGTCCCGCGCTGGAGGACCTGCTCGGCGCCGGAGGGATCCTCGCGACGCTGCGGAGGCTGTGCGGTGCCGTCCTGTCGCCCGAGGCCGCAGCCGCGGCCGCCTGCTTCGAGGCGACGCCGGATGTCATCACCGCTGTCGCCACCAGTGCGTCCGGCCGGGAACTCACGGACGGCGGCTTCGCCGACGACGTGGGCATCGCGACCGAATTGAACGCCTGCGCCACCGTTCCAGTCCTCACCGGCGGGGCTTTCACGGCAGCTGAATGA
- the fahA gene encoding fumarylacetoacetase, producing MPEQSSPLDLAEGDPFGPHNLPYGVFSTPDHPEDRRVGVRIGNHVLDAGAAAHTLGSPYAQLLAQPDLTALLAAGRTAWRDVRRALTAWVTVPAHRADIEPLLHPVGSVTLHLPYEVADYVDFYASENHATNVGKIFRPNGDALTPNWKHLPIGYHGRAGTVVVSGTDVVRPSGQRRTPADEAPVFGPSVKLDIEAEVGFVVGVGSEQGRPVPLGDFRDHVFGLCLLNDWSARDIQAWEYVPLGPFLGKSFATSVSAWVTPLEALEAARIAPPARDFPLLPYLEDADEDEDGGLDLRISVAINGQPVAEPPFATMYWTAAQMLAQMTVNGASLRTGDLYGSGTVSGAEPGQRGSLLELTWNGRDPLDLPDGKRTFLEDGDTVTMTAWAPGPDGTRVGLGEVTGRIVPSA from the coding sequence ATGCCCGAGCAGAGCAGCCCGCTCGATCTGGCCGAGGGCGATCCCTTCGGTCCGCACAACCTTCCCTACGGTGTGTTCTCCACCCCCGACCACCCCGAGGACCGCCGGGTCGGCGTCCGCATCGGCAACCACGTACTGGACGCCGGAGCCGCGGCGCACACACTCGGCTCGCCCTACGCGCAGCTCCTCGCCCAGCCGGACCTGACCGCGCTGCTGGCCGCGGGCCGCACCGCCTGGCGGGACGTCCGGCGGGCCCTGACCGCCTGGGTCACGGTCCCTGCACACCGCGCGGACATCGAGCCGCTGCTCCACCCGGTCGGGTCCGTCACGCTCCATCTGCCGTACGAGGTCGCGGACTACGTCGACTTCTACGCGAGCGAGAACCACGCCACCAACGTCGGAAAGATCTTCCGGCCGAACGGCGACGCGCTGACGCCCAACTGGAAGCACCTTCCGATCGGCTACCACGGCAGGGCCGGCACCGTCGTCGTCTCCGGCACGGACGTGGTGCGCCCCTCCGGCCAGCGCAGGACCCCGGCCGACGAGGCCCCGGTGTTCGGTCCTTCCGTCAAGCTGGACATCGAGGCCGAGGTCGGCTTCGTCGTCGGAGTGGGCTCCGAGCAGGGACGCCCGGTCCCGCTCGGCGACTTCCGCGATCATGTCTTCGGGCTCTGCCTGCTCAACGACTGGTCGGCGCGGGACATCCAGGCCTGGGAGTACGTGCCGCTCGGCCCGTTCCTCGGCAAGTCCTTCGCCACGTCCGTATCGGCCTGGGTGACACCGCTCGAAGCCCTGGAGGCGGCCCGGATCGCGCCCCCGGCCCGCGACTTCCCGCTCCTCCCCTATCTGGAGGACGCGGACGAGGACGAGGACGGCGGCCTCGACCTGCGGATCTCCGTCGCGATCAACGGACAGCCGGTCGCCGAGCCGCCGTTCGCGACCATGTACTGGACGGCGGCCCAGATGCTGGCCCAGATGACGGTGAACGGCGCATCGCTGCGCACCGGCGATCTGTACGGCTCCGGCACGGTCAGCGGCGCCGAGCCCGGCCAGCGCGGCTCGCTCCTGGAACTGACCTGGAACGGCCGCGACCCGCTGGACCTCCCGGACGGCAAGCGGACGTTCCTGGAGGACGGCGACACGGTGACGATGACGGCCTGGGCGCCGGGCCCGGACGGCACCCGCGTCGGCCTCGGCGAGGTCACGGGCCGCATCGTGCCGTCCGCCTGA
- a CDS encoding polyprenyl synthetase family protein, with product MTVVGPFGLSVRDHALEADVQAGLAAVESGLLEATKSGVPFITEAAQHLVHAGGKRFRPLLAMLAARFGDPDAPGVVPAAVVVELTHLATLYHDDVMDEADVRRGVDSANTRWGNSVAVLTGDFLFARASHILADLGPEAVRIQAEAFERLVTGQILETAGPGDGRDPVEHYLEVMRGKTGSLIAVACRFGAMMSGAHESAVDILTQYGERLGVAFQLADDVLDIASDSHESGKTPGTDLREGIPTLPVLHLRAQAAADGKPDDLELVELLDGDLSDDARHAEALRRLRAHPALEQARRDTIRYAQEARATLKPLPEGYAKAALEEMCDAVVHRAG from the coding sequence GTGACCGTCGTCGGGCCGTTCGGACTGAGCGTGCGGGACCACGCTCTTGAGGCCGATGTCCAGGCCGGTTTGGCTGCTGTCGAGTCGGGGCTGCTCGAAGCCACCAAGAGCGGCGTGCCCTTCATCACGGAGGCCGCGCAGCATCTCGTGCACGCCGGGGGCAAGCGTTTCAGGCCGCTGCTGGCCATGCTGGCCGCCCGGTTCGGCGACCCCGACGCGCCGGGTGTCGTGCCCGCGGCCGTCGTCGTCGAGCTGACCCATCTCGCGACGCTCTACCACGACGACGTGATGGACGAGGCGGACGTACGCCGCGGCGTCGACAGCGCCAACACCCGCTGGGGCAACTCGGTGGCCGTCCTGACCGGCGACTTCCTCTTCGCCCGCGCCTCGCACATACTGGCCGACCTCGGTCCGGAGGCCGTACGCATCCAGGCGGAGGCGTTCGAGCGGCTGGTCACCGGCCAGATCCTGGAGACCGCGGGTCCGGGCGACGGACGCGACCCGGTCGAGCACTACCTCGAAGTGATGCGTGGCAAGACCGGCTCGCTGATCGCCGTGGCCTGCCGGTTCGGCGCGATGATGTCCGGTGCGCACGAGTCGGCCGTCGACATCCTCACCCAGTACGGGGAGCGGCTCGGCGTCGCCTTCCAGCTCGCCGACGACGTGCTCGACATCGCCTCCGACTCCCACGAGTCCGGCAAGACCCCCGGCACCGATCTGCGCGAAGGCATCCCGACGCTCCCCGTGCTCCACCTGCGGGCCCAGGCCGCGGCCGACGGGAAGCCGGACGACCTGGAGCTCGTCGAGCTGCTCGACGGCGACCTGAGCGACGACGCCCGGCACGCCGAGGCGCTGCGCAGGCTGCGCGCCCACCCGGCGCTGGAGCAGGCCCGGCGGGACACCATCCGGTACGCGCAGGAGGCACGCGCCACGCTGAAGCCGCTGCCCGAGGGCTATGCGAAGGCCGCGTTGGAGGAGATGTGCGACGCGGTGGTGCACCGGGCGGGCTGA
- a CDS encoding HAD family hydrolase, whose amino-acid sequence MPIPPAYALVATDLDGTLLRHDDTVSPRTLAALALAARAGARHLVVTGRPVPGIRGLLAGLGYRGPAVCGQGTQLYDAGSGRMVRAVTLDPEAADTALGKIEAQVGPVFAAVDQDGAEGRTLIEPGYRMPHPTLPAQRTRHRHELWSAPVIKVLIRHPELTDDALAEAARTAVGDLATVTLSGPGTVELQPYGVDKGTGLALAAEFLGVDAGAAIAFGDMPNDLPMFRRAGHGVAMANAHPDVRAAADEVTASNEDDGVAEVLERVYGSR is encoded by the coding sequence ATGCCCATCCCACCCGCATATGCCCTCGTCGCCACGGACCTGGACGGCACCCTGCTGCGCCACGACGACACCGTGAGTCCCCGCACCCTCGCCGCACTCGCCCTGGCCGCGCGGGCCGGGGCGCGGCATCTCGTCGTCACCGGGCGGCCCGTGCCCGGTATACGGGGGCTGCTCGCCGGGCTGGGCTACCGGGGGCCCGCGGTCTGCGGGCAGGGGACTCAGCTGTACGACGCGGGCTCCGGGCGCATGGTGCGCGCGGTCACCCTGGACCCGGAGGCGGCCGACACCGCGCTCGGCAAGATCGAGGCCCAGGTCGGACCGGTCTTCGCGGCCGTGGACCAGGACGGGGCCGAGGGCCGGACCCTGATCGAGCCGGGGTACCGGATGCCCCACCCCACGCTTCCCGCCCAACGGACCCGTCATCGCCACGAGTTGTGGTCCGCGCCCGTCATCAAGGTGCTCATCCGCCACCCGGAGCTCACGGACGACGCACTGGCCGAGGCGGCCCGTACGGCAGTCGGCGATCTCGCCACCGTCACGCTCTCGGGCCCCGGCACCGTCGAACTCCAGCCGTACGGCGTCGACAAGGGGACCGGCCTCGCGCTGGCGGCGGAGTTCCTGGGCGTGGACGCGGGCGCCGCGATCGCCTTCGGGGACATGCCCAACGATCTGCCGATGTTCCGCAGAGCCGGTCACGGCGTAGCGATGGCCAACGCCCATCCGGACGTCAGGGCGGCGGCGGACGAGGTCACGGCCTCGAACGAGGACGACGGGGTGGCGGAGGTGCTGGAGCGGGTGTACGGGTCACGGTGA
- a CDS encoding TetR/AcrR family transcriptional regulator: MITSPSSLRRSERSRRAILEAALDLCTEKGYARVTVEAIAARAAVSKKTIYRWWPSKSAVMLEAFTEALVGTTPFADTGDIAADLRANVTGAVKLLSTPPFGPAYAGILSEVHHDDALAETVRTKLIDPRFNEAVARLRRAQEQGQIPPGADLPLAVEMLYGPVYYRHVLRKPVQDAETIAALVAHVLRALGAPEPLPPESGNG, translated from the coding sequence ATGATCACATCGCCGAGTTCACTGCGTCGCAGCGAGAGATCACGAAGGGCGATCCTGGAAGCCGCCCTCGACCTGTGCACGGAGAAGGGGTACGCGCGCGTCACCGTCGAGGCCATCGCGGCGAGAGCGGCTGTCAGCAAGAAGACGATCTACCGCTGGTGGCCGTCGAAGAGCGCGGTGATGCTGGAGGCGTTCACCGAAGCGCTCGTCGGCACGACGCCGTTCGCCGACACCGGCGACATCGCCGCCGATCTGCGGGCCAATGTGACGGGCGCGGTGAAACTGCTCTCCACGCCGCCCTTCGGCCCCGCGTACGCCGGGATCCTCTCCGAGGTCCACCACGACGACGCACTCGCGGAAACGGTCAGAACGAAGCTGATCGACCCCCGCTTCAACGAGGCGGTCGCCCGTCTGCGCCGGGCCCAGGAACAGGGCCAGATCCCCCCGGGCGCCGACCTGCCGCTGGCGGTGGAGATGCTGTACGGGCCGGTGTACTACCGCCATGTGCTGCGCAAACCGGTGCAGGACGCGGAGACGATCGCGGCCCTGGTCGCACATGTGCTGAGGGCGCTGGGGGCGCCGGAGCCGCTCCCGCCCGAGAGCGGGAACGGCTGA
- a CDS encoding CocE/NonD family hydrolase yields MHISTTYPYDTTHEDVRIPLPDGTRLYARIWRPLTDEPVPALLEYLPYRLSDWTAPRDWQRHPWYAGHGYASVRVDVRGHGNSEGVPGDEYDATELADGVAVIHWLAEQEWCSGRVGMFGISWGGSNSLQIAALAPEPLKAVVTVCSTDDRYDNDVHYMGGSVLAVDMHAWAATLLAFAARPPDPAWAGEDWKGMWLKRLETVRPFLHTWLAHQTRDDYWKHGSVCEDYSAIRAHVLAVGGWHDPYRDTVLRLVEHLAPDRVRGLIGPWSHQYPDRGLPPGPAIGFLQETLRWWDQHLKDQDTGILAEPLLRSWISESHRPATVYGTLPGRWVEDTSWPSENITPVAYALQGGPRIVDSPQQTGLDAGRFLPFGNDADLPPDQRDEDAKSVCFEFPVEDAPIEILGRPRVKLRLRMDVPRGQAIARLCDVAPDGSSTLVTRGALNLSARHGRDRTDDWPVGTAEDVAFDLNGIGHTFPPGHRIRLAVSSSYWPWIWPQAGSVGFTLDADGSSVELPVRRRTEDPAIRFEEPEQSEPLGVVHPETLDEQRPERLVVRDVAKGTWRLEVDPRYGGTRIYPDGLEFTEDALETYTIRENDPLSARARADWAIRLHRPEMAWDVRIETRSEISADDKDFITSDEVVCKDGGEVVFHRTWEKRIPRTAG; encoded by the coding sequence ATGCACATCAGCACCACGTATCCGTATGACACCACCCATGAGGACGTCCGGATCCCGCTGCCTGACGGCACCCGGCTGTACGCCCGGATCTGGCGGCCCCTCACCGACGAGCCCGTCCCCGCGCTCCTCGAATACCTGCCGTACCGGCTGAGCGACTGGACGGCGCCGCGCGACTGGCAGCGCCATCCCTGGTACGCGGGCCACGGCTACGCCTCGGTCCGGGTGGATGTGCGCGGGCACGGCAACAGCGAGGGGGTGCCGGGTGACGAGTACGACGCGACGGAGCTGGCCGACGGGGTCGCCGTCATCCACTGGCTGGCCGAGCAGGAGTGGTGTTCCGGCCGGGTGGGCATGTTCGGCATCTCCTGGGGCGGCTCCAACTCGCTCCAGATCGCGGCGCTGGCCCCCGAGCCGCTGAAGGCGGTCGTCACCGTCTGCTCGACCGACGACCGCTACGACAACGACGTCCACTACATGGGCGGCTCGGTCCTCGCCGTGGACATGCACGCGTGGGCGGCCACCCTGCTGGCCTTCGCCGCCCGGCCGCCGGACCCGGCGTGGGCCGGCGAGGACTGGAAGGGCATGTGGCTGAAGCGGCTGGAGACCGTCCGGCCGTTCCTCCACACCTGGCTGGCGCACCAGACCCGCGACGACTACTGGAAGCACGGAAGCGTCTGCGAGGACTACTCCGCGATCCGGGCGCACGTCCTCGCGGTGGGCGGCTGGCACGACCCGTACCGCGACACCGTCCTGCGGCTCGTCGAGCACCTCGCCCCGGACAGGGTCCGCGGGCTGATCGGGCCCTGGTCGCACCAGTACCCCGACCGGGGTCTGCCGCCCGGTCCGGCGATCGGCTTCCTCCAGGAGACGCTGCGCTGGTGGGACCAGCATCTGAAGGACCAGGACACGGGCATCCTGGCCGAGCCGTTGCTGCGGTCCTGGATCAGCGAGTCGCACCGGCCCGCCACGGTGTACGGGACGCTGCCCGGCCGCTGGGTCGAAGACACCTCCTGGCCCTCGGAGAACATCACGCCCGTCGCGTACGCCCTCCAGGGCGGTCCGCGGATCGTCGACTCGCCGCAGCAGACCGGGCTGGACGCCGGACGCTTCTTGCCGTTCGGCAACGACGCCGACCTGCCGCCCGACCAGCGCGACGAGGACGCCAAGTCGGTGTGCTTCGAGTTCCCGGTCGAGGACGCCCCGATCGAGATCCTGGGCCGCCCCCGGGTGAAGCTGCGCCTGCGGATGGATGTGCCGCGCGGTCAGGCGATCGCCCGGCTCTGCGACGTCGCACCGGACGGCTCCTCCACCCTGGTGACGCGCGGCGCGCTCAACCTCTCCGCCCGGCACGGCCGCGACCGCACGGACGACTGGCCGGTGGGCACCGCAGAGGACGTCGCCTTCGACCTGAACGGCATCGGGCACACCTTCCCGCCCGGCCACCGCATCAGACTCGCGGTCTCCTCCTCGTACTGGCCGTGGATCTGGCCGCAGGCAGGGTCGGTCGGCTTCACCCTGGACGCCGACGGCAGCTCCGTCGAACTGCCGGTGCGCCGGCGCACCGAGGACCCCGCGATCCGCTTCGAGGAACCGGAGCAGTCGGAGCCGCTCGGTGTCGTCCACCCGGAGACGCTCGACGAACAGCGCCCCGAGCGCCTGGTGGTGCGCGATGTGGCCAAGGGCACCTGGCGGCTGGAGGTGGACCCCCGCTACGGCGGCACCCGCATCTACCCGGACGGCCTGGAGTTCACCGAGGACGCCCTGGAGACGTACACGATCCGGGAGAACGACCCGCTCTCCGCACGCGCCCGCGCCGACTGGGCGATCCGGCTGCACCGGCCGGAGATGGCGTGGGACGTACGGATCGAGACCCGGTCCGAGATCAGTGCGGACGACAAAGACTTCATCACCTCCGACGAGGTGGTGTGCAAGGACGGCGGCGAGGTCGTCTTCCACCGGACCTGGGAGAAGCGGATCCCGCGCACGGCCGGATGA
- a CDS encoding LolA family protein, with the protein MAANDSAETNGGTGGPAAGRRKAARYIVPVAVAGVAAATIGLVPALASTGDPDLPEITAQQLIEKIAASDTQQLSGTVKISTDLGIPSLGGLAGTFARGGGSGASDKGDSTADPQTKLTELASGTHTLRVAADGPDKQRVSILENAAEYSLIHNGGQVWAYDSGTNQVYHASEAGDSSSKRSPAPEGVPTTPKALAEQVLKAAGPTTSVTVDGTAQVAGRDAYKLLIKPKQSGSTIGSVTVAVDAKNGVPLKFTLLPSSGGKAVVDAGFTQVDFAKPAASSFTFTPPKGAEVTEADDAKAQHKADGADGLGMFPGAEGLGGGEQGAKDTKVIGEGWNAIAEISTPGAAALPSKESGDVPAEAQQFLDSLGDKVSGKFGSGTVFKTRLVNALMTDNGKVYVGAVTPDTLVKAANDAA; encoded by the coding sequence ATGGCAGCGAACGACAGCGCAGAGACCAACGGCGGGACCGGGGGCCCCGCCGCGGGCCGCCGGAAGGCGGCACGCTACATCGTCCCGGTCGCGGTGGCAGGGGTGGCGGCCGCGACGATCGGGCTCGTACCGGCGCTCGCCAGCACCGGCGACCCCGATCTGCCGGAGATCACCGCACAGCAGCTCATCGAGAAGATCGCCGCCTCGGACACCCAGCAGCTCTCCGGCACGGTGAAGATCAGCACGGACCTCGGCATCCCGTCGCTCGGCGGCCTGGCCGGCACCTTCGCCCGGGGCGGCGGCAGCGGCGCCTCGGACAAGGGCGATTCGACCGCCGACCCGCAGACGAAGCTGACGGAGCTGGCGTCCGGCACGCACACCCTGCGGGTGGCCGCCGACGGCCCGGACAAGCAGCGGGTGTCGATTCTGGAGAACGCGGCGGAGTACAGCCTGATCCACAACGGCGGTCAGGTCTGGGCGTACGACAGCGGGACCAACCAGGTCTACCACGCGAGCGAGGCCGGGGACTCGTCCTCGAAGCGGAGCCCGGCGCCCGAGGGCGTGCCGACCACGCCGAAGGCGCTCGCCGAGCAGGTCCTGAAGGCCGCGGGCCCCACCACCTCGGTGACGGTCGACGGCACGGCGCAGGTCGCCGGACGTGACGCGTACAAGCTGCTCATCAAGCCGAAACAGAGCGGCTCCACGATCGGCTCGGTCACGGTCGCGGTCGACGCGAAGAACGGCGTGCCGCTGAAGTTCACGCTGCTCCCGAGCAGCGGTGGCAAGGCCGTCGTCGATGCGGGCTTCACCCAGGTCGACTTCGCGAAGCCGGCCGCGTCCTCGTTCACGTTCACCCCGCCCAAGGGCGCCGAGGTGACGGAGGCGGACGACGCGAAGGCGCAGCACAAGGCCGACGGGGCGGACGGCCTGGGGATGTTCCCCGGCGCCGAGGGCCTGGGCGGCGGGGAGCAGGGCGCCAAGGACACGAAGGTCATCGGCGAGGGCTGGAACGCGATCGCCGAGATCAGCACCCCGGGCGCCGCCGCACTCCCCTCGAAGGAGTCGGGCGACGTACCGGCCGAGGCGCAGCAGTTCCTGGACTCGCTGGGCGACAAGGTCAGCGGCAAGTTCGGCTCGGGCACGGTCTTCAAGACCCGCCTGGTCAACGCGCTGATGACGGACAACGGCAAGGTGTACGTAGGAGCGGTCACCCCGGACACGCTGGTCAAGGCGGCGAACGACGCGGCCTGA
- a CDS encoding ABC transporter ATP-binding protein, which yields MAEPGTVIETRGLTKRYRGGQLAVDGLDLSVPGGSVFGFLGPNGSGKTTTIRMLMGLIDPTSGTARVLGNPMPGAARSVLPQVGALIEGPALYGFLSGRDNLLRYDCADPTADPRTRGARVGQALDRVGLAAAAGKKAKAYSLGMKQRLGLAAALLQPRRLLVLDEPTNGLDPQGMREIRTLVRELAAEGTTVFLSSHLLDEIEQVCTHAAVMARGRLLTQGPVAELAAGARGRLAVTTPDPGEAVRVLKELGVTGITADGDRVSAEAPPDGAELADLSAALVHAGVRLRSFGVERASLEDAFVALTGEGFDVAG from the coding sequence ATGGCAGAGCCTGGGACCGTGATCGAGACGCGGGGCCTCACCAAGCGGTACCGCGGCGGTCAGCTCGCCGTCGACGGCCTCGACCTCAGCGTTCCCGGTGGCAGCGTCTTCGGATTCCTCGGCCCCAACGGATCGGGGAAGACCACCACCATCCGGATGCTGATGGGCCTGATCGACCCGACGTCCGGCACCGCGCGGGTCCTCGGCAACCCCATGCCGGGCGCGGCCCGTTCCGTACTCCCGCAGGTCGGGGCGCTGATCGAGGGGCCCGCGCTGTACGGGTTCCTGAGCGGCCGGGACAATCTGCTGCGCTACGACTGCGCCGACCCGACCGCCGATCCGCGCACCCGCGGGGCCCGGGTCGGACAGGCCCTGGACCGGGTCGGGCTGGCCGCGGCGGCCGGCAAGAAGGCCAAGGCGTACTCGCTCGGCATGAAGCAGCGCCTCGGTCTCGCCGCCGCCCTGCTCCAGCCGCGCCGCCTGCTCGTCCTGGACGAGCCGACCAACGGCCTCGACCCGCAGGGCATGCGCGAGATCCGCACCCTGGTGCGGGAGCTGGCGGCGGAGGGCACGACCGTCTTCCTCTCCTCCCATCTCCTCGACGAGATCGAGCAGGTCTGCACGCATGCCGCGGTGATGGCCAGGGGCCGGCTGCTCACGCAGGGCCCGGTCGCGGAACTGGCGGCGGGGGCGCGCGGCCGGCTGGCCGTCACCACCCCCGATCCGGGGGAGGCCGTCCGCGTCCTCAAGGAGCTGGGCGTCACCGGCATCACGGCCGACGGAGACCGGGTGAGCGCCGAGGCCCCGCCGGACGGCGCCGAACTCGCCGATCTCAGCGCGGCGTTGGTGCATGCCGGCGTACGCCTGCGGTCCTTCGGGGTCGAACGGGCCTCGTTGGAGGACGCCTTTGTCGCACTCACCGGAGAGGGTTTCGATGTCGCAGGCTGA
- a CDS encoding ABC transporter permease, translating to MSQAEVPPVAADRARSPLWTFGILRSELTTTLRRRRTLALLGVLAAVPVLIGIAVKIETGHGSSPGQGGGAAGPAFLSQVTNNGLFLVFAALAVTLPVFLPMAVGVVAGDSIAGEANAGTLRYLLVAPAGRTRLLLTKYASIVTFCLVATLVVAVSALAVGALLFPVGEVTTISGTRIGFGEGLLRAGLIAVVVAASLIGFAALGLFVSTLTSSGIAAMAATVGLLITVQIVDTIPQLSGIHPYLFPHYWMSYADLLRDPVYGDEVVKNLGLQGLYAAVFGSAAWARFTAKDITA from the coding sequence ATGTCGCAGGCTGAAGTGCCACCCGTAGCGGCGGACAGGGCGCGCAGCCCGCTGTGGACCTTCGGAATCCTCCGCTCCGAACTGACCACCACACTGCGCCGCCGGCGGACCCTGGCACTGCTCGGGGTGCTGGCCGCCGTTCCCGTACTGATCGGGATCGCGGTGAAGATCGAGACGGGCCACGGCTCCTCGCCGGGGCAGGGCGGGGGCGCAGCAGGCCCCGCGTTCCTCTCGCAGGTCACCAACAACGGCCTGTTTTTGGTCTTCGCGGCCCTCGCCGTGACGCTCCCGGTCTTCCTTCCGATGGCCGTCGGGGTCGTCGCGGGCGATTCGATCGCGGGCGAGGCCAACGCGGGCACCCTGCGCTATCTGCTGGTCGCCCCGGCGGGCCGGACCCGGCTGCTGCTGACGAAGTACGCCTCCATCGTCACGTTCTGCCTGGTCGCGACCCTGGTCGTGGCGGTCTCGGCGCTCGCGGTGGGCGCGCTGCTCTTCCCGGTGGGCGAGGTCACCACCATCTCGGGGACGCGGATCGGCTTCGGCGAAGGGCTGCTGCGGGCCGGACTGATCGCGGTGGTGGTCGCGGCGTCACTCATCGGATTCGCGGCGCTCGGCCTGTTCGTCTCGACCCTCACCAGCAGCGGGATCGCGGCCATGGCCGCGACCGTCGGGCTGCTGATCACCGTGCAGATCGTGGACACGATCCCGCAGTTGAGCGGCATCCATCCGTATCTCTTCCCGCACTACTGGATGTCGTACGCCGACCTGCTGCGCGACCCCGTGTACGGGGACGAGGTGGTCAAGAACCTGGGGCTGCAGGGCCTGTACGCGGCGGTGTTCGGCTCGGCGGCCTGGGCCCGCTTCACGGCGAAGGACATCACCGCCTGA